The following coding sequences are from one Xiphophorus couchianus chromosome 22, X_couchianus-1.0, whole genome shotgun sequence window:
- the btaf1 gene encoding TATA-binding protein-associated factor 172, producing MIMAVSRLDRLFILLDTGTTPVTRKAAAQQLGEVVKLHPHELNNLLSKVLTYLRSPSWDTRIAAGQAVEAIVKNIPEWNPAPKPKEESRENLSPEDSSCDRLNFYHFDISRLLRHGASLLGSAGAEFELQEDKTGEMDPKERLARQRKLLQKKLGLDMGAAIGMDTDELFNDEDLDYSCHPSGFKAQGFRATAGCSSRNHVTIQAAELIDSEFRPGMSSRQKNKAKRLAKLVAKQKSRDVDANEKSNDSIEGEPEEKRRKTTNVVIDQPATEHKVLIDNVPDNSGLLEESHEWPLESFCEELCNDLFNPSWEVRHGAGTGLREILKSHGSGGGKLVGSTAEQMSRQHQEWIEDLVIRLLCVFALDRFGDFVSDEVVAPVRETCAQTLGVSLLHMSENSVAMTVDVLLKLLKEDQWEVRHGGLLGIKYALAVRQDLISVLLPRVLPAITEGLQDLDDDVRAVAAAALIPVVEGLVQLLPNKVPFIVNTLWDALLDLDDLTASTNSIMTLLSLLLTFPHVRQCSMEQSLTVLVPRVWPFLRHTISSVRKAALETLYTLLSKADESCAVWINPILQDMLRHIFQSCILESNDEILELIQKVWMELLSQVPQQFVVAASCPWMGAWLCLMMQASHIPIDLNMLLEVKARSKDKAGAKARLGNNQVKETVQQYIAGAETLADDSLTRDYVVVRARLMAARLLGGLCRCICDPQLNAASQEIRPAESLGQLLLFHLNSKSALQRIAVALVLCEWAALQKDCQMVSSMVQPRLLSVLTEQLYYDEIAIPFTRMQNECKQLISLLAEVHIDLQDRLNSSVFTIDQANELVTTIFTETTAGMNVKSKQWLALESKRQQAQSTVMETNTEWQQLHLRVHMFTACAAINLEVLPDKLNPLVRPLMETVKKEENTLIQSYAASFIAKLLRQCAVRSPCPNPKIIKNLCASACMDPSATPSSACPVPTAQEQAKGGGLERDGMHHMVNKTQGIITLYRHQRAAFAITSKRGPTPKAPKAPVTELPPGSTISSDNDETKKQFLVQRRGAEFALTTVAKHFGADLNRSLPYLWENTVGPLKAVAKENLCIDRQAQLERGDAAAQELVNSLQVLEVMAGAMAGELRPLLLEHLPHLFTCLQHPYTAVRHMAARCVGVLSKIATLETMNSFLEYVLHWLAAIDDCTKQEGAIEALACVMEQLDVDIVPYIVLLVVPVLGRMSDPSDSIRFMATQCFATLIRLVPLEAGIPDPPAMSADLIQQKARERQFLEQLLDGRKLENYKIPVPIKAELRKYQQDGVNWLAFLNKYKLHGILCDDMGLGKTLQSICILAGDQYLRAQEYAKTKAADCSPLPSLVVCPPTLTGHWVDEVAKFCSKEFLNPLHYTGPPTERMRLQHQVKKHNLVVASYDVVRNDIDFFRNIKFNYCILDEGHVIKNGKTKLSKAIKQLAANFRVILSGTPIQNNVLELWSLFDFLMPGFLGTERQFAARYGKPILASRDAKSSSREQEAGVLAMEALHRQVLPFLLRRMKEDVLQDLPPKIIQDYYCTLSPLQVQLYEDFAKSRAKASVEDSISAASGEEEEKPKLKATGHVFQALQYLRKLCNHPNLVLTPQHPEYNRITDQLACQNSNLRDIQHAPKLSALKQLLLDCGLGGGGGAEGGTEAVVAQHRVLIFCQLKSMLDIVEHDLLKPKLPTVTYLRLDGSVPAGQRHSIVSRFNNDPSIDVLLLTTHVGGLGLNLTGADTVVFVEHDWNPMRDLQAMDRAHRIGQKRVVNVYRLITRGTLEEKIMGLQKFKMSIANTVINQENTSLQSMGTDQLLNLFTLDKDDKSDKGEQSSSTSGKASIKSVLDGLGELWDQQQYDSEYNLDSFMNSLH from the exons GTGCTTACCTATCTACGGAGTCCCAGCTGGGACACTCGAATTGCAGCCGGCCAAGCCGTGGAGGccattgtgaaaaatattcctGAGTGGAACCCGGCTCCGAAGCCAAAGGAAG AGTCCCGTGAAAACCTGTCCCCGGAGGACTCGTCCTGTGACCGGTTGAATTTTTACCATTTTGACATCTCCCGCCTGCTCAGGCACGGAGCGTCGCTGCTCGGATCCGCAGGAGCCGAGTTTGAGTTGCAGGAAGACAAAACTG GTGAGATGGATCCTAAGGAACGTCTGGCTCGTCAGAGGAAGCTGCTCCAGAAGAAGCTGGGTCTGGATATGGGAGCTGCTATAGGAATGGACACAGACGAGCTGTTCAACGACGAGGACCTGGACTATTCCTGCCATCCCAGCGGCTTTAAAGCCCAAGGATTCAGAGCTACAGCTGGCTGCAGCTCCCGCAACCACGTG ACTATTCAAGCTGCTGAATTGATCGACTCGGAGTTCCGGCCCGGCATGAGCAGCCGTCAGAAGAACAAAGCCAAAAGACTGGCTAAACTCgtggcaaaacaaaaatccagggACGTGGATGCTAACGAGAAGAG CAATGACAGCATAGAAGGTGAACCTGAGGAGAAACGGAGGAAAACAACCAACGTCGTAATCGACCAGCCGGCAACAGAACATAAGGTCTTAATTGACAACGTTCCAGACAACTCCGGTCTTTTAGAGGAG TCACACGAGTGGCCATTGGAGAGCTTCTGTGAAGAGCTTTGTAACGACCTCTTCAACCCATCATGGGAG GTTCGTCATGGTGCGGGCACAGGCCTCAGAGAAATCCTGAAGTCTCATGGTTCTGGTGGTGGGAAACTGGTTGGAAGCACTGCAGAACAG ATGTCGCGACAGCATCAGGAGTGGATCGAGGATCTGGTCATCCgtctcctctgtgtgtttgctttgGACCGCTTTGGGGACTTCGTATCTGATGAG GTGGTGGCTCCTGTCAGAGAGACGTGTGCCCAGACGCTCGGTGTCTCTCTTCTTCACATGAGTGAAAACAGCGTTGCCATGACGGTGGACGtcctgctgaagctgctgaaggAGGACCAATGGGAGGTCCGGCATGGAGGCCTGTTGGGGATCAAATATGCCTTGGCTGTCCGACAG GACCTGATCTCCGTCCTGCTTCCCCGGGTGCTGCCTGCAATAACAGAAGGTCTGCAGGACCTGGATGATGATGTCAGGGCggtggctgctgctgctctcatcCCAGTGGTGGAAGGGTTGGTCCAGCTTCTGCCCAACAAG GTTCCTTTTATTGTAAACACACTATGGGACGCACTCCTGGACCTGGACGACCTGACCGCTTCCACCAACAGCATTATGACGCTGCTGTCTTTGCTGCTGACCTTTCCTCATGTTCGGCAATGCAG CATGGAGCAGTCACTGACTGTCCTGGTTCCTCGAGTTTGGCCGTTTTTAAGACACACCATATCATCCGTAAGAAAGGCTGCGCTGGAAACGCTCTACACACTGCTGTCTAAAGCTGATGAG AGTTGTGCAGTTTGGATAAATCCCATTTTACAAGATATGTTGCGGCACATTTTCCAGTCCTGTATACTAGAGAGCAACGACGAAATACTGGAGCTCATTCAGAAG GTGTGGATGGAGCTGCTGTCTCAGGTCCCCCAGCAGTTCGTGGTGGCAGCCAGCTGTCCTTGGATGGGCGCCTGGCTCTGCCTGATGATGCAGGCCTCTCACATTCCCATAGACCTGAACATGCTGCTGGAGGTGAAGGCCCGCTCCAAG GATAAGGCTGGAGCAAAGGCTCGGCTAGGAAACAATCAAGTGAAGGAAACGGTCCAGCAGTACATAGCCGGGGCGGAGACTCTAGCAGACGATTCGTTGACGAGGGATTACGTTGTGGTTCGTGCCAGACTCATGGCCGCCAg ATTGCTGGGAGGTCTGTGTAGGTGCATCTGTGACCCTCAGCTTAATGCTGCATCCCAGGAGATCCGGCCAGCCGAGTCTTTGGGCCAGCTGTTGCTCTTCCATCTCAACTCCAAATCAGCCTTGCAACGGATAGCCGTGGCTCTGGTTCTCTGTGAGTGGGCTGCACTACAAAAG GATTGCCAGATGGTGTCGTCCATGGTGCAGCCGCGACTTCTGTCTGTCCTGACCGAGCAGCTGTACTACGACGAGATCGCGATTCCTTTCACACGCATGCAGAATGAATGCAAGCAGCTCATTTCGTTGCTTGCTGAGGTTCACATAGACCTTCAAGATCGCCTCAACAGCAGCGTTTTCACCATAGACCAAGCCAACGAACTG GTTACCACCATCTTCACAGAGACGACGGCAGGTATGAACGTGAAGTCCAAGCAGTGGCTGGCGCTGGAAAGCAAACGACAGCAAGCCCAGTCTACCGTGATGGAGACCAACACGGAATGGCAGCAGCTGCATCTGCGCGTCCACATGTTCACCGCCTGCGCCGCCATCAACCTGGAAGTGCTTCCCGACAAGCTCAACCCTTTGGTGCGGCCACTCATGGAGACGGTCAAGAAGGAGGAGAACACCCTGATCCAGAGTTACGCCGCTTCCTTCATAGCCAAGCTGCTGCGGCAGTGCGCCGTCCGCTCGCCGTGCCCCAACCCAAAGATTATCAAAAACCTCTGCGCTTCGGCGTGCATGGACCCCTCGGCCACGCCCTCGTCCGCTTGTCCCGTTCCCACAGCGCAAGAACAGGCTAAAG GAGGTGGGCTAGAAAGAGATGGCATGCATCACATGGTCAACAAAACCCAGGGGATCATCACTCTGTACCGCCACCAACGGGCCGCGTTTGCAATTACAAGTAAAAGAGGTCCGACACCGAAGGCGCCGAAAGCCCCGGTGACAGAGCTTCCTCCTGGCAGCACAATAAGCTCCGATAACGATGAG acCAAGAAGCAGTTTCTTGTTCAAAGACGAGGAGCGGAGTTTGCCCTAACGACCGTTGCTAAGCACTTTGGTGCGGACCTCAACAGGAGTCTGCCGTACCTCTGGGAAAACACGGTGGGACCGTTGAAGGCGGTCGCCAAGGAGAACCTTTGCATCG acAGGCAGGCCCAGCTGGAGAGAGGCGATGCGGCAGCTCAGGAATTGGTCAACTCTCTGCAAGTTTTGGAAGTCATGGCTGGAGCCATGGCGGGTGAACTTCGACCTTTG TTACTGGAACACCTACCTCATTTGTTTACATGCCTGCAGCACCCGTACACAGCGGTGCGGCACATGGCCGCGCGCTGTGTGGGCGTGCTCAGTAAGATAGCCACACTGGAGACCATGAACAGTTTCCTGGAGTATGTGCTCCACTGGTTAGCTGCTATCGACGACTGCACGAAACAGGAGGGCGCCATCGAAGCGCTGGCTT GTGTGATGGAGCAGCTGGACGTCGACATCGTTCCCTACATCGTGCTGCTGGTTGTTCCCGTTCTGGGCCGCATGAGCGACCCCAGCGACAGTATTCGTTTTATGGCCACTCAGTGCTTCGCTACGTTAATCCGCCTGGTGCCTCTGGAG GCAGGAATACCAGACCCGCCGGCCATGTCGGCCGACTTGATCCAACAGAAAGCGAGAGAGCGTCAGTTTCTGGAGCAGCTGCTGGACGGCAGGAAGTTGGAGAACTATAAGATCCCTGTGCCGATTAAAGCTGAGCTCAGGAAGTATCAGCAG GACGGCGTGAATTGGCTGGCGTTCCTGAACAAATACAAGCTGCACGGTATCCTCTGTGACGACATGGGCCTGGGGAAGACGCTGCAGTCCATCTGCATTCTGGCAGGAGATCAGTACCTCAG GGCTCAGGAATATGCGAAGACCAAGGCAGCAGACTGCAGCCCCCTGCCCTCGCTGGTGGTGTGTCCGCCCACGCTGACGGGCCACTGGGTGGACGAAGTGGCCAAGTTCTGCTCCAAAGAGTTCCTCAACCCGCTGCACTACACCGGACCTCCCACGGAGCGAATGCG GTTGCAGCATCAAGTGAAAAAACACAACCTTGTAGTCGCTTCTTATGATGTCGTGCGGAACGACATCGACTTTTTCAG aaatataaaatttaattactGCATCCTGGATGAGGGTCATGTGATCAAGAATGGGAAAACCAAACTGTCCAAAGCCATCAAGCAGCTAGCGGCTAACTTCAGGGTCATCCTGTCGGGAACGCCCATCCAG AACAACGTCCTGGAGCTCTGGTCGCTCTTCGACTTCCTGATGCCCGGCTTCCTGGGAACAGAACGCCAGTTCGCCGCGCGCTACGGGAAACCCATTCTGGCCAGCCGCGATGCCAAGAGCTCATCCAGAGAACAGGAAGCTG GCGTCCTCGCCATGGAGGCTCTTCATCGGCAGGTTCTGCCGTTCCTTCTGAGGAGGATGAAGGAGGATGTGCTCCAAGACCTTCCTCCTAAAATAATCCAGGACTATTACTGCACTCTCAGCCCTCTGCAG GTTCAGCTCTACGAAGACTTTGCAAAGTCTCGAGCCAAAGCCAGCGTGGAGGACAGCATCTCTGCAGCCTccggtgaggaagaggagaagccCAAGCTGAAGGCTACAGGTCACGTCTTCCAG GCGCTGCAGTACCTGCGGAAACTCTGCAACCACCCAAACCTGGTTCTGACGCCGCAGCATCCGGAGTACAATCGCATCACGGATCAGCTGGCGTGTCAGAACTCCAACCTGCGCGACATTCAGCACGCGCCGAAGCTCTCTGCTCTCAAACAG CTGCTACTGGATTGCGGTCTTGGCGGCGGCGGAGGAGCGGAAGGCGGGACGGAGGCGGTGGTGGCGCAGCATCGCGTTCTCATCTTCTGTCAGCTGAAGAGCATGCTGGACATCGTGGAGCACGACCTGCTGAAGCCCAAACTGCCCACCGTCACCTACCTGCGGCTGGACGGCAGCGTGCCGGCCGGCCAGCGCCACTCCATCGTCTCCAG GTTTAACAACGATCCCTCCATTGATGTGCTGCTGCTCACCACCCATGTCGGTGGTCTGGGTTTGAACCTCACCGGCGCAGACACTGTGGTGTTTGTGGAGCACGACTGGAACCCCATGAGGGACCTGCAGGCCATGGACCGTGCCCATAGAATAGGACAG AAACGGGTGGTGAACGTTTACCGGCTGATTACGCGAGGCACGCTGGAGGAGAAGATCATGGGACTGCAGAAATTCAAGATGAGCATCGCCAACACCGTCATCAACCAGGAGAACACCAGCCTGCAGAGTATGGGCACAGACCAGCTGCTCAACCTCTTCACTCTGGACAAG GATGACAAGAGTGACAAAGGAGAGCAGTCGTCATCGACCTCAGGGAAGGCGTCCATAAAGTCTGTGTTGGACGGCCTCGGGGAGCTGTGGGACCAGCAGCAGTACGACTCGGAGTACAACCTGGACAGCTTCATGAACTCGTTGCACTAG